In Halorubrum sp. BV1, the following proteins share a genomic window:
- a CDS encoding alcohol dehydrogenase, with translation MRAAVVPEAGGEFEMVEREVPEPGPNEVRVAVEACGICHSDAFVKEGTFPGVSYPRIPGHEIAGRIDAVGDDVGAWESGERVGAGWHGGHCFTCDPCRRGQFLQCENAEVTGLTFDGGYAEYATVPAEALAAIPDDLDAVDAAPLLCAGVTTYNALRNSDARPGDLVAVVGVGGLGHLGVQYAHAAGYETVAISRSPDKEPLARELGADHFVNAAEADPAARLQELGGASVVLSTAPASDAIESVVGGLGIDGSVVAVGVPGEPVSVNVQELVGSLGAVEGWGSGHARDSQDTLEFSALREITPEIETYGLEEVDAAYNRMIDNEARFRVVLEP, from the coding sequence ATGCGAGCCGCGGTCGTACCGGAGGCGGGCGGCGAGTTCGAGATGGTCGAGCGGGAGGTTCCAGAGCCCGGCCCGAACGAGGTCCGTGTCGCGGTCGAGGCCTGCGGGATCTGTCACAGCGACGCCTTCGTCAAGGAGGGGACGTTCCCCGGCGTGAGCTACCCGCGGATCCCGGGGCATGAGATCGCGGGCCGGATCGACGCCGTCGGCGACGACGTGGGCGCGTGGGAGTCGGGCGAGCGCGTCGGCGCGGGCTGGCACGGCGGCCACTGTTTCACCTGCGACCCGTGCCGACGCGGGCAGTTCCTTCAGTGCGAGAACGCGGAGGTCACCGGCCTCACGTTCGACGGGGGGTACGCCGAGTACGCGACGGTCCCGGCCGAAGCGCTGGCGGCGATCCCCGACGACCTCGACGCCGTCGACGCCGCGCCGCTGCTTTGTGCCGGGGTCACCACGTACAACGCCCTGCGAAACAGCGACGCGCGGCCCGGCGACCTCGTCGCCGTCGTCGGCGTCGGCGGACTCGGACACCTCGGCGTGCAGTACGCGCACGCGGCCGGGTACGAGACCGTCGCGATCTCGCGAAGCCCCGACAAGGAGCCGCTCGCCCGCGAGTTGGGCGCTGACCACTTCGTGAACGCCGCAGAGGCCGATCCGGCGGCGCGACTGCAGGAACTCGGCGGCGCGAGCGTCGTCCTCTCGACCGCGCCGGCGAGCGACGCGATCGAGTCAGTCGTCGGCGGGCTCGGGATCGACGGCTCGGTCGTCGCCGTCGGAGTGCCGGGCGAACCGGTGTCGGTGAACGTCCAGGAACTGGTCGGATCGCTCGGCGCGGTCGAGGGGTGGGGGTCGGGCCACGCCCGCGACTCGCAAGACACCTTGGAGTTCAGCGCGCTCCGCGAGATCACGCCCGAGATAGAGACGTACGGACTGGAGGAAGTCGACGCGGCGTACAACCGCATGATCGACAACGAGGCGCGGTTCCGGGTCGTCCTCGAACCCTGA
- a CDS encoding PAS domain-containing protein, translating into MSSVPTLSEVSDVFNALGPPGTPLTTPEVAESFDCTDRTIYNKLETLVEDGTLETKKVGARGRVWWRPVERDRGAEQQTDETYRALFQSLDKAICVITFDFDEDGQPVDYRFVESNSAFEALTGLQDTEGKSVRELVPDSDAHIFDAYTTVAQTGESTRFITRFETLDDQWIDAHMYRVGEPDDHTVAVLFDDVTGEKRAVQEVYESKNRLDALMRATTDGIYRMSPDWSEIYQLAEDNFVSTDRPSTWQAYVPETDHARVKQAIDEAIETQSPFELEHRIRCADGTTGWTHSRAVPILEDGEIVEWFGTTTDITERKEQEREKDLLWRAIEKANSPLIMAEPGADDTPISYANEAFEQITGYSESEVIGQDCRFLQGESTREEPVRKLREAIDNQEQVTAELRNYRKDGTEFWNSVTITPVYDTDEELVRFLGTQEDITERKRQERKRKQVIDRVTDGIFELDADWQFTFVSDQAETLLDTSEAEILGRSIWDVFETVRDTPFEARYRAVMNTREPTSFTEYYPALDGWFDVQAYPNSDGGIAVYFRDVTERKEQEQARQRAEKRYQKLLEMAPVPVVAVDPTTGDILEANEAAGTLLDRPAADLIGENRASVHPAENRDGYDSIFTDTTERKETWRHLPDGSPTTIVTAGGDEVPVEITTKRIELEGDDVVFKMIQDVSDQFEYQRRIATLNDAIQELFNAEEGPETTRKAVETLADILDVSTVAFYAFGEDEWKLRPTVHASASDAPEQLAHLPPFEPGDGVEWDAFTSGQTAVVDDFRTRQTEYEFERALRSELAVPIGDWGVLIAGDARPERFDDWTVRLVETLGAVTEGALDRNEREQDLEDHKRELEKVESLNQRIRDIGHEIVHADTRGELEQAVCECLVTSDSIEFAWVGHTDLETKTVAPHAQAGAGKDYLDSVSLTLDEGTDTEPAVQATQSREVRHQSNTATSVRHSDWQKEAIKRGFRSVMSIPLIYKDAFYGVLTVYAGTTSGFPDSLRSVLRELCDLVAHTAATIEQKAALHTTQTMELEFEIRDDSTLFCRLATALGCEITITSIVARTEASALAFASVDHGTPEEVVHAAEQLDEIESATLMQRTNDTLVRFRLTELCIGAALSDRGFVVRRLVADGTRCQLALEVPKTGGSRQAIDLIMSEFTDAQLLAKRESDTALDTKNGAPTGVLESLTPRQREVVETAYRCGYFESPRRMSGTELAEMLEFSNSTFHEHIQRAEQTLFGELLHGVESSLDT; encoded by the coding sequence ATGAGTTCGGTTCCCACACTTTCGGAGGTCAGCGACGTGTTCAACGCGCTCGGACCGCCCGGCACGCCGCTCACCACACCGGAAGTCGCCGAATCGTTCGACTGTACCGACCGAACGATCTATAATAAACTTGAGACGCTCGTCGAAGATGGCACACTTGAGACCAAAAAAGTCGGTGCCCGCGGCCGTGTTTGGTGGCGACCAGTCGAGCGAGACAGAGGCGCGGAGCAGCAAACGGACGAGACGTATCGGGCGCTGTTCCAGTCACTGGACAAAGCTATCTGTGTTATTACGTTCGACTTCGACGAGGACGGCCAGCCGGTAGACTACCGGTTCGTTGAATCGAATTCAGCATTCGAAGCGCTCACCGGCTTGCAAGATACAGAAGGCAAATCGGTACGCGAGTTGGTGCCAGACAGCGACGCCCACATATTCGATGCGTACACCACCGTCGCACAGACGGGCGAATCCACCCGGTTCATAACGCGTTTCGAGACGCTCGATGATCAGTGGATAGATGCTCACATGTATCGTGTCGGGGAGCCTGACGATCATACGGTCGCTGTTTTGTTCGACGATGTGACGGGAGAAAAACGCGCCGTACAGGAAGTATACGAGAGTAAAAACCGGCTCGATGCGCTGATGAGAGCCACGACAGATGGCATCTATCGGATGAGTCCAGACTGGTCGGAGATCTACCAACTTGCCGAGGATAATTTCGTCTCGACCGATCGGCCAAGCACATGGCAAGCGTATGTCCCAGAAACGGACCACGCTCGGGTGAAGCAGGCGATCGACGAGGCGATCGAGACACAGAGCCCGTTCGAATTGGAACACCGGATACGATGCGCTGATGGCACCACAGGGTGGACGCATTCAAGAGCGGTGCCAATACTGGAGGACGGTGAAATCGTCGAATGGTTTGGCACTACAACAGACATCACCGAACGCAAGGAACAGGAACGCGAGAAGGACCTCCTCTGGCGGGCAATCGAGAAGGCAAATTCGCCCCTTATAATGGCGGAGCCGGGAGCAGACGATACTCCCATCTCGTATGCAAACGAAGCATTCGAACAGATAACTGGATATTCAGAATCGGAGGTTATCGGCCAAGATTGTCGTTTTCTCCAAGGCGAAAGCACCCGAGAGGAACCAGTTAGAAAGCTTCGAGAAGCCATCGACAACCAAGAGCAGGTGACAGCGGAACTCCGCAACTATCGAAAAGATGGAACCGAGTTCTGGAATAGCGTTACGATCACTCCGGTGTACGACACCGACGAGGAACTCGTCCGATTTTTGGGGACACAAGAGGACATCACCGAGCGCAAACGACAAGAACGCAAGCGAAAGCAGGTTATCGACCGGGTTACCGACGGAATATTCGAACTGGACGCCGACTGGCAGTTCACGTTCGTCAGTGATCAGGCCGAGACACTGCTGGACACGTCCGAAGCAGAGATACTCGGCCGGAGTATCTGGGACGTGTTCGAAACCGTCCGAGACACGCCATTCGAAGCCCGGTATCGAGCGGTGATGAACACCCGTGAACCGACCTCGTTTACCGAGTACTATCCGGCGCTCGATGGATGGTTCGACGTGCAGGCGTATCCGAACAGCGACGGAGGAATAGCCGTCTATTTCCGAGATGTCACCGAACGCAAGGAGCAGGAACAGGCCCGACAGCGGGCAGAAAAACGCTATCAGAAGCTACTGGAGATGGCACCAGTTCCGGTAGTTGCTGTCGATCCCACGACTGGAGATATTCTCGAAGCGAACGAGGCTGCCGGGACACTTCTCGACCGTCCGGCAGCCGATCTCATCGGGGAAAACCGAGCGTCTGTGCATCCCGCCGAGAACCGCGACGGATACGATTCGATATTCACGGACACAACCGAGCGAAAAGAGACGTGGCGACACCTACCCGACGGTTCGCCAACGACTATCGTCACAGCAGGCGGCGACGAGGTCCCCGTCGAGATCACTACGAAGAGGATAGAGCTAGAGGGTGACGACGTCGTTTTTAAGATGATACAGGACGTCAGTGACCAATTTGAGTACCAGCGCCGGATAGCGACGCTCAACGATGCCATCCAGGAGTTGTTCAACGCCGAGGAGGGACCGGAGACAACGCGAAAGGCGGTGGAGACGCTGGCCGATATCCTCGATGTCTCTACTGTCGCATTTTATGCGTTCGGCGAAGATGAGTGGAAACTCAGGCCGACTGTCCATGCAAGCGCAAGCGACGCTCCTGAGCAGCTCGCCCACCTGCCTCCCTTCGAACCCGGAGATGGCGTCGAATGGGATGCGTTCACATCGGGACAGACCGCCGTCGTCGATGACTTCCGAACACGGCAGACGGAGTACGAGTTCGAGCGAGCACTCCGGAGTGAACTCGCCGTTCCGATCGGCGATTGGGGCGTTCTCATCGCGGGCGACGCCCGACCGGAGCGGTTCGACGACTGGACGGTCAGACTCGTAGAGACGTTGGGTGCTGTGACGGAAGGGGCGCTCGACCGCAACGAACGGGAGCAAGACCTCGAAGACCACAAACGGGAGTTGGAGAAAGTCGAGTCGTTGAATCAACGGATCCGGGATATCGGCCACGAGATCGTCCATGCGGACACGCGAGGCGAACTCGAGCAGGCGGTCTGTGAGTGTCTCGTCACGTCGGATTCGATCGAGTTCGCTTGGGTCGGTCACACGGATCTCGAAACAAAAACGGTGGCCCCACACGCGCAGGCTGGCGCGGGAAAAGACTATCTCGACAGTGTCTCTCTCACGTTAGATGAGGGGACAGACACTGAGCCGGCGGTACAGGCCACGCAGTCTCGGGAAGTGCGTCACCAGTCAAATACCGCGACCAGCGTTCGACACAGCGACTGGCAAAAAGAGGCGATAAAACGGGGGTTCCGATCCGTCATGAGTATCCCTCTGATTTACAAGGACGCATTCTACGGTGTTCTCACCGTGTACGCGGGAACGACGTCTGGATTCCCGGATTCGCTGAGGTCCGTCTTACGGGAACTCTGCGATTTGGTTGCTCACACGGCTGCGACGATCGAGCAAAAAGCGGCCCTGCATACGACACAGACGATGGAGTTGGAGTTCGAGATCAGAGACGACTCCACCCTGTTCTGTCGGCTCGCTACCGCTCTCGGGTGTGAGATTACAATTACCTCGATCGTCGCACGGACGGAGGCGTCGGCGCTCGCCTTCGCCAGCGTCGATCACGGAACGCCGGAAGAGGTCGTTCACGCGGCAGAGCAGTTGGACGAGATCGAGAGCGCCACTCTGATGCAGCGGACGAATGACACGTTGGTTCGGTTTCGGTTGACGGAACTGTGTATCGGCGCGGCGCTGTCCGACAGAGGATTTGTCGTACGCCGACTGGTCGCTGACGGGACTCGGTGCCAGTTGGCACTGGAAGTTCCGAAGACAGGGGGGTCCCGGCAGGCGATCGATCTGATCATGTCGGAGTTTACTGACGCCCAACTGCTCGCTAAGCGGGAGTCCGATACCGCACTCGATACAAAAAACGGAGCACCAACGGGCGTGCTCGAATCTCTCACCCCTCGGCAGCGCGAAGTCGTAGAAACGGCCTACCGGTGTGGATACTTCGAGTCACCTCGGCGTATGAGTGGGACGGAACTCGCAGAGATGCTCGAGTTTTCAAACTCGACATTCCACGAACATATCCAGCGGGCAGAACAGACGCTGTTTGGCGAGCTGTTACATGGTGTCGAGAGTTCGCTCGATACGTAG
- a CDS encoding type II/IV secretion system ATPase subunit → MSEGPTLRIGSEADDDPPGAVPAPVPPDDPEAWYAPDVRAQYEPAPGVVATVRERDGGRFGYDVREPPLSPADERALDRVRDHFSAVRHRRPLTRVGVVERAAAGFEPKYERALDRLLDASADSRRRIGYHALRDLRLLGELTPVALDDRIEIADVGDERELVIHTETFAPLETGIDADAPYVERVAAERLAQYAVEFAGLSVDVVIYRERLLGSDAFETKYAALEPDLLPGDAALIEECKARIWETSVNGVVDDREAFVAAHARRFLTQRLTARDTRAWLDAAAHRVRSALAARGFAVPPVDSRYARDRLDDLAYYVLRDFVGEGILTVPIRDPNLEDVEANRVGERVKVVPRSSVLRRGDEGTPTESARTAGRRVPTNLAFADETAFVNVVTGLAARDGTELNASTPSAKVNLDVDGVEETVRCAVALPVISEGGPHVSIRKQSPDALTPVDLIDRGTLSVDLVTLLWLLYEHRGVVLFAGPTGVGKTTLLNAHTPFIPFDDRPVSIDEGSREVRLPHETGVSLTTRDHEDAYKAVSMSDLMTEANYLNPDIEVIAEINTPASFETFAETLNTGHGVIGTTHAEDVESLVNRVIERGLRPSLLREIDVVVFPRQVGGERYVSRVVELLSADEYEALDPDAKHSPTGDPKHGGAGVVDKGDTTVYYNTVVWRTPDGEFRFPGAPGSDPSASGGVGSGSSQPRAERALHAFARLAARTDRDVDDVAAEFAAKRRYVEYLVREGVDDADDLFEFLADLRTDEAATVERAARTMRDRPGRGSP, encoded by the coding sequence GTGAGCGAGGGGCCGACGCTTCGTATCGGCAGCGAGGCGGACGACGACCCGCCCGGCGCGGTGCCCGCGCCCGTCCCGCCGGACGACCCGGAGGCGTGGTACGCGCCCGATGTCCGCGCGCAGTACGAACCAGCGCCCGGGGTCGTCGCGACGGTGCGCGAGCGCGACGGCGGGCGGTTCGGATACGACGTGCGCGAACCGCCGCTCTCGCCGGCCGACGAGCGCGCGCTCGACCGCGTCCGCGACCACTTCTCCGCGGTCCGTCACCGTCGACCGCTCACGCGGGTCGGGGTGGTGGAGCGCGCCGCCGCCGGCTTCGAGCCCAAGTACGAGCGCGCGCTCGACCGGCTGCTCGACGCGAGCGCCGACTCGCGCCGCCGGATCGGCTACCACGCCCTCCGCGACCTCCGGCTGCTCGGCGAGTTGACCCCCGTCGCGCTCGACGACCGCATTGAGATCGCCGACGTCGGCGACGAGCGCGAGCTGGTCATCCACACGGAGACGTTCGCGCCCCTCGAAACGGGGATCGACGCGGACGCCCCGTACGTCGAACGGGTCGCGGCCGAGCGGCTCGCGCAGTACGCCGTCGAGTTCGCCGGCCTCTCCGTCGACGTGGTGATCTACCGCGAGCGGCTGCTCGGCTCCGACGCCTTCGAGACGAAGTACGCCGCGCTCGAACCCGATCTCCTTCCGGGGGACGCGGCGCTCATCGAGGAGTGTAAAGCGCGGATCTGGGAGACGTCGGTGAACGGCGTCGTCGACGATCGCGAGGCGTTCGTCGCCGCGCACGCCCGGCGGTTTCTCACGCAGCGGCTCACCGCCCGCGACACCCGCGCGTGGCTCGACGCGGCGGCTCACCGGGTGCGTTCGGCGCTCGCGGCGCGCGGCTTCGCGGTCCCCCCGGTTGACTCCCGATACGCCCGCGACCGCCTCGACGACCTCGCGTACTACGTGCTCCGCGACTTCGTCGGCGAGGGGATACTGACCGTTCCGATCCGCGACCCGAACCTCGAAGACGTGGAGGCGAACCGGGTCGGCGAGCGCGTGAAGGTCGTCCCGCGCTCGTCGGTCCTCCGGCGCGGCGACGAGGGCACGCCGACCGAGTCCGCCCGCACCGCGGGGCGGCGGGTTCCGACAAATCTCGCGTTCGCCGACGAGACCGCGTTCGTCAACGTCGTCACCGGGCTCGCGGCCCGCGACGGAACCGAACTCAACGCCTCGACGCCGTCCGCGAAGGTGAACCTCGACGTCGACGGCGTCGAGGAGACGGTTCGGTGTGCGGTGGCGCTGCCGGTCATCTCCGAGGGCGGCCCGCACGTCTCGATCCGCAAGCAGTCGCCGGACGCGCTGACGCCGGTCGACCTGATCGACCGCGGGACCCTGTCGGTCGACCTCGTCACGCTGTTGTGGCTGCTGTACGAACACCGCGGCGTCGTCCTCTTCGCGGGGCCGACCGGCGTGGGAAAGACGACGCTTCTCAACGCGCACACGCCATTCATTCCGTTCGACGATCGCCCCGTCTCGATCGACGAGGGATCGAGGGAGGTCCGACTCCCGCACGAGACCGGGGTGTCGCTCACGACACGCGACCACGAGGACGCCTACAAGGCGGTGAGCATGTCGGACCTGATGACCGAGGCGAACTACCTCAACCCTGATATCGAGGTGATAGCCGAGATCAACACGCCGGCGAGCTTCGAGACGTTCGCCGAGACGCTGAACACTGGCCACGGCGTGATCGGAACGACGCACGCCGAGGACGTGGAGTCGCTCGTCAATCGCGTGATAGAGCGCGGGCTCCGACCCTCGCTGTTGCGCGAGATCGACGTGGTCGTTTTCCCCCGACAGGTCGGCGGCGAGCGCTACGTCTCGCGGGTTGTCGAACTGCTCTCGGCCGACGAGTACGAGGCGCTCGATCCGGACGCGAAACACAGCCCGACCGGGGATCCGAAACACGGCGGGGCCGGCGTCGTCGACAAAGGCGATACCACGGTGTACTACAACACGGTCGTGTGGCGCACTCCCGACGGCGAGTTCCGATTTCCGGGCGCGCCGGGGTCTGACCCGTCCGCTTCCGGCGGCGTCGGTTCGGGATCGTCGCAGCCGCGGGCGGAGCGAGCGCTCCACGCGTTCGCCCGCTTGGCCGCCCGAACCGACCGCGACGTCGACGACGTGGCCGCCGAGTTCGCCGCCAAGCGCCGCTACGTCGAGTACCTCGTCCGGGAGGGCGTCGACGACGCGGACGACCTGTTCGAGTTCCTCGCCGACCTCCGCACCGACGAGGCCGCGACCGTCGAGCGAGCCGCGCGCACGATGCGCGATCGGCCGGGACGGGGATCGCCGTGA
- a CDS encoding CoA ester lyase, whose protein sequence is MTDVTLRRTQLATPASDEKMMHSAADSDADEVFLDLEDSVAPNAKPDARAPLIEAAREEDWSDKVLSFRMNGIDTQWWYDDLITVVGEAGEYIDDIIVPKVKSASDIHTVENLLEQIEVNNDLEVGGIGLEPQIEDGEGIHNVHDIAHASDRLSSIIFGPGDYSAAMGTPGLDIGQFPEYPGHYWHHALSECNSAAKSAGLPCLDGPYADIEDPEGFRESANNANMIGCDGKWAIHPSQIEIGNEVFAPDPEVAERAKRIVDAYAEAMEEGKGAVSVDGQMVDEATNKMAQDIVETAEAAGIL, encoded by the coding sequence ATGACGGACGTTACTCTTCGTCGGACGCAGCTAGCAACGCCCGCGAGCGACGAGAAAATGATGCATTCGGCGGCCGACAGCGACGCTGACGAGGTCTTCCTCGATCTGGAAGACTCCGTCGCGCCGAACGCCAAGCCCGACGCGCGCGCGCCGCTCATCGAGGCCGCCCGCGAGGAGGACTGGAGCGACAAGGTTCTCAGCTTCCGGATGAACGGTATCGACACCCAGTGGTGGTACGACGACCTGATCACCGTCGTCGGCGAGGCGGGCGAGTACATCGACGACATCATCGTGCCCAAGGTGAAGTCCGCGAGCGACATTCACACCGTCGAGAACCTCCTCGAACAGATCGAAGTGAACAACGACCTCGAGGTCGGCGGCATCGGCCTCGAACCCCAGATCGAGGACGGCGAGGGGATCCACAACGTCCACGACATCGCACACGCCTCTGACCGCCTCTCCTCTATCATCTTCGGCCCCGGCGACTACTCCGCGGCGATGGGCACGCCCGGACTCGACATCGGGCAGTTCCCGGAGTACCCCGGACACTACTGGCACCACGCGCTCTCCGAGTGTAACTCTGCGGCCAAGTCCGCTGGTCTGCCGTGCCTCGACGGCCCGTACGCCGACATCGAAGACCCCGAAGGGTTCCGCGAGTCCGCCAACAACGCCAACATGATCGGCTGTGACGGCAAGTGGGCGATCCACCCGTCGCAGATCGAGATCGGCAACGAAGTGTTCGCGCCGGACCCGGAGGTCGCCGAGCGCGCAAAGCGGATCGTCGACGCCTACGCCGAGGCGATGGAAGAAGGCAAGGGCGCAGTGAGCGTCGACGGCCAGATGGTCGACGAGGCGACGAACAAGATGGCACAGGACATCGTCGAGACCGCAGAAGCCGCCGGCATCCTGTAA
- a CDS encoding type II secretion system F family protein, with amino-acid sequence MSAGPRSGVGDPADPPDAGGTLAAADDDLPRSRRASVADRVLYALFARHASDRGHAADRKRYRGTALGTGFETYLSRVYGLSWLICVVVAVPTLVVASGVTPSLLAAVDALIRGDTPIPAARSRPWIALGIAAAAGLLAKRATVRLGGVHLRWLTVTRRTDIERTLPGAVRYLELLSSGSDGPRAMVANVAASDAYGGTATSLRKALTAARLAGSLDEGLRRVARDTPSRELLAPFLLKFRKHAATGDAALASYLRTESRMLAHRQDRARKRARRFLELLTELFVAVLVLPALLVIAATALTVVIPEFLPPVDTPVGVVPTRAVVLYGAVVFLVGLGLAGAVAVGTLRPPNQRASYDRPGSLRAALASAGRNPASTAVVAAPFAVCLAAWLAVSGYTLVNVGLLAYAGFAVPVGVVAGRRTRIDDAKDRELADFVHAVSGHVAHGRPFPDAVEAVAGDADLGVLDGDVAALAFALRSTTATGAVGRLAGEAGPGRAGETGPGRPRATDAEETTDVRAAAVGRFVDRVGTPLAEGTLGLVTGALNAGSDADAVFETLRIEVGQLYSEQRALRSSMHPYVAVGWAAAALVAGVVAVVNTQVIDAARLAEVAAATDFVTEPETVHPDLERFRLYVVTQATVLASGWFAGTASRGRYAALLHSGVLVALCYAAFTLGGLL; translated from the coding sequence GTGAGCGCGGGTCCGCGATCCGGAGTTGGCGACCCCGCCGACCCGCCGGATGCGGGGGGCACGCTCGCCGCCGCGGACGACGACCTCCCGCGGAGCCGGCGCGCGTCGGTCGCAGACCGCGTGCTGTACGCGCTGTTCGCCCGTCACGCGAGCGACCGCGGCCACGCCGCGGACCGCAAGCGCTACCGCGGGACCGCGCTCGGGACGGGATTCGAGACCTACCTGTCGCGGGTGTACGGGCTCTCGTGGCTGATCTGCGTCGTCGTCGCCGTCCCGACGCTCGTCGTCGCGTCGGGCGTGACGCCGTCGCTTCTCGCCGCGGTCGACGCACTGATTCGGGGCGACACACCGATTCCGGCGGCCCGTTCGCGACCGTGGATCGCGCTCGGGATCGCCGCGGCCGCCGGCCTCCTCGCGAAGCGCGCGACGGTGCGACTTGGCGGCGTTCACCTCCGGTGGCTGACGGTAACCCGGCGGACCGACATCGAGCGGACGCTCCCCGGAGCAGTCAGGTACCTCGAACTGCTCTCCTCCGGGAGCGACGGGCCGCGCGCGATGGTCGCGAACGTCGCGGCGAGCGACGCCTACGGCGGAACTGCGACCTCTCTGCGGAAGGCGCTCACCGCGGCTCGACTCGCCGGCAGCCTCGACGAGGGGCTCCGCCGAGTCGCGCGCGATACGCCCTCGCGAGAGCTGCTCGCGCCATTCCTTCTCAAGTTCCGCAAGCACGCCGCCACGGGCGACGCGGCGCTCGCGTCGTACCTCCGAACCGAGAGCCGAATGCTGGCACACCGGCAGGACCGCGCCCGAAAGCGGGCCAGACGATTCTTGGAACTGCTCACGGAGCTTTTCGTCGCGGTACTCGTCCTCCCGGCGCTGCTCGTGATCGCGGCGACGGCGCTCACCGTGGTGATCCCGGAGTTCCTCCCGCCCGTGGACACGCCTGTCGGCGTGGTTCCGACGCGCGCGGTCGTGCTCTACGGGGCGGTCGTCTTCCTCGTCGGGCTCGGGCTCGCGGGCGCGGTCGCCGTCGGGACGCTCCGCCCGCCGAACCAGCGCGCGAGCTACGACCGGCCCGGATCGCTGCGGGCGGCCCTCGCCTCCGCCGGGCGCAACCCGGCGAGCACCGCGGTCGTGGCCGCGCCGTTCGCGGTCTGTCTCGCCGCGTGGCTCGCGGTCTCGGGGTACACCCTCGTCAACGTGGGCCTTCTCGCGTACGCGGGGTTCGCGGTCCCTGTCGGCGTCGTCGCGGGACGGCGCACCCGGATCGACGACGCGAAGGACCGCGAACTCGCCGACTTCGTCCACGCCGTCTCCGGGCATGTGGCACACGGCCGACCGTTCCCGGACGCGGTCGAGGCCGTCGCGGGCGACGCCGACCTCGGGGTGTTAGACGGCGACGTCGCCGCCCTCGCGTTCGCCCTCCGATCGACGACCGCGACGGGTGCGGTCGGGCGGTTGGCAGGGGAGGCGGGGCCGGGGAGAGCGGGAGAGACGGGGCCGGGGAGACCGAGGGCGACAGACGCCGAGGAGACGACGGACGTTCGTGCGGCCGCGGTCGGCCGGTTCGTCGACCGCGTCGGGACGCCGCTCGCCGAGGGGACGCTCGGACTCGTCACGGGCGCGTTGAACGCCGGCAGCGACGCGGACGCCGTCTTCGAGACGCTCCGGATCGAGGTCGGGCAGCTGTACAGCGAACAGCGTGCGCTCCGGTCGTCGATGCACCCCTACGTCGCGGTCGGCTGGGCGGCGGCCGCGCTGGTCGCGGGCGTCGTCGCCGTCGTCAACACCCAGGTGATCGACGCGGCGCGGCTCGCGGAGGTGGCCGCCGCCACCGACTTCGTGACCGAACCCGAGACGGTCCACCCGGACCTCGAACGATTCCGACTGTACGTCGTCACACAGGCGACGGTGCTCGCGTCCGGCTGGTTCGCCGGCACCGCCTCGCGCGGTCGATACGCGGCGCTCTTACACTCGGGGGTCCTGGTCGCGCTCTGTTATGCGGCGTTCACGCTCGGCGGGCTGTTGTGA